The following is a genomic window from Bradysia coprophila strain Holo2 chromosome IV unlocalized genomic scaffold, BU_Bcop_v1 contig_5, whole genome shotgun sequence.
GATCGGTGACCTCTTTTTCAAGCTgatgaataatttcatcaagAAATCTGCATTGGTTGGTAAAGATGGTGCTCGGCAAGACGCAAAGGTGTTGGGGAATGTGGACGTTGGCGATAAGAATAATCTAATATCATTGCACGATATCGAATTTGGACACAAAGCATCATATCAAATTGGATTGATCGAAGCGAACAAAAACCTGGATAGTGTGAAAGCGGAATTCAAGACCTTCTACCAAACAGTTACAAAGTACCTGCAACAGAATCTTCCCCACGATTCTGACATTTTAGCAGATTTGCAATATATTCATCGTACCAACCGCTTCAAAAACGATGCTGTTCCTGCGTTTCGTCGAGTTGCTGAGAAAATGTTTACGGTGTTGAAGCATACGAAATTTTCTACCTCTAACTTAGACAGGTACAAATCATGATTCTTTTGGTAAAAATACCATTCACTATTATTAGTCCTTTTCTTGCTCCAGCTATATTGACACAATCGGCCATCAATTCCGCATGTACCAAACAGAGAACCTAGACGAAAATTGGAATGAACTGTCGACATATTCTTTTTGGACCAAAGTTGGTGAAATTCAGTCATTGTCAGGGGAACCGAAATTTACCGATCTAGTCAAACTAGTCAAGGCTTGTCTTTCTCTTACTCACGGAAACGCTGAGCCAGAAAGAGGTTTCAGTGTAAATAAGCACGTATTAGAAGGACGTCCAGACCTTGACGAACAAACAATCGTGGCTATTCGCGCTGTGAAGAACTATATAACATTGTGTGGTTCTCCAATTGATGTTGGCATCAACCGCCGACTGCTTGACTTGTGTTCGATTgcgcgaaaaaaatattttgcgttCTTGGACGTGCAGAAAGAAACCGAGTCAATGTCACTAAAGCAAAAAAGAGTCGACATAGAAAAACGTCGTTCGGAACAAGTTCGTAAAGGCTATGCAGAAAAGGTTGCAAATGTAGATACGAGCATTTCAGCTGAAAACAGCAAATTCCAAATTGCTGAAGCTTTGATTGAAGATAGTAATAAGGCATTGACAGATGTAATTAATTCGAAAGgaaaaatcgataaaacaaaattgattaagGCTCAGATGCTACTTACCGTCGGTATTGGAAAAGTTTCTGAGTCAAAGTTAAGAATAAGTGAGTTGCAGAAGCAAAAAGATTCTTTGATGTCAAAGAAAAAGTAGTTTTGTACTTGTTCCTATTTTAAACGtttaaatacacaaaattttgtttatggcTTTTACGAATcatattttgatttgaatttagCCTAACTAATAGCCTCCTAaaatcctcctaaaattcGTCTAAAAAACCCCTAAATTCCTAAATTAGGAAGGATTTCATACCGTGGCAGCCCTGCTTCTATTTCGAGTTATAGCGATTCTTAGTTTTACACTAACGGTAAACGGTAATTTTACCGGTAATACCGGTTCATCTCAAGAATAAAATTTAGTTCTAAAACTTTTGATACTCTATCAGAatccattcacaaaaaatcttaaaacctCGAATCCCACAGAGCCACTTTTCGTGACACAAGCGTCTGGACTAAAAAGGGTCGTCTCTTTTAGGAGAGAGGCTTTATAATTTTAAGACGCAAATGAACAAGAGGGGATCCAGCCTGAAAATCTTTTATGGACATCTCCTGATGCCAGTCAagaatagtatatttcaacataccccaatacacacaaggtGTGTATGGATACGAGGGCGAAGCCCGAGTGAAATACACACCgcgtgtgtattggggtattttgaaagatatttttctgtaatagtgagagtgtgttggtgctttccttcccaaccgttactttcccgctcgaccgtttactttcccgCTCGACCGATTCATATGACAcctcaccaatacactctcacgtatacagaaaatgaattttcttctttgttttaaatataaattatcattttaatGTCATTGTATTTACagtgtaacaaaaatttcaattttcttcacaTCGAGTATGTTCAATCCTGTGTGTAATGGGAACATTCCTTGCATATTGAAGAAGTTATCAGACGAAATTTATAATCCATTTTCGAATGATGTATTTATGTACATAATTGTTGAATTGTTGAATTATAAATGTTTCTATTTCTCCGCTTACAGTTCCTAAACACATAATGTAAATTAGATAAATGTAACGGTACTCTTAATAAAGTTACATTCAATAAatatattaatttaaattgcttGGTATACCGAAGTGTATCGAATggtaaccaaaaaaaaaaaccgaaggAAATCATATTTTAGTGCTGCGATCATATGAGCACTTTAGCAAATACTTTGTGTACACAAGATTTCCTAAGAGAGTTAGTCTTTTGACGGTGAGAGCTTAACACATCATACACAATTCAATATTCTGCAACGTTGTTCATGTTAAATTATGTAtttcattcaatgaaaaatttgatttcgtcTTTACAACGTTAAGTCGATTGATATGTGAGCTTGATTGGCTGCAGAAGGTATCGTTCGGATTGAGATGTCCGTCAATCCCCTCAATTTATCCATCTGCGGTTCAATGGATCCCTGTGCTCCGTTGAGAAAGCTCTGATGAGACTCGTGATGCTGGTACTGGCAGTTTCTATCTGAATTGAACATACACATGGTTGATTGTGTACTAGTTTCGGTGTACATATCAAATGGCGTTTGCAATGGTTCAATGAATGATGAAGGTGAAATTGTCGTGGCTGGTGTTATGGCGGTCTGTGAAACATTACTGTTATCGTATTGTCTATGAGCGTTTTGACTCGAATACTCTTCGCCGCTGTCGTCATCGGAGCACAAGTCTATCACATCGACAATAGTTGACTGATCGATAGAAGCAATCCTTGCCATGTCATAGTTCTTCATCGCCATCTCTTTATACCGACTTTCCGAATTCAGAACGTCAATATCGTTCTTAGTTagttttttcagttttaccGTCACAGGTCTGCACATTTTGAGTTCATCGACATTTAGATTTAGGAACGCTTGTCGATACCAACTTTGACAATGTTTTCGCCTTGGAAATTTATACCATCTGTACGTCTGCTCTTGTGGACGGCGATACGTTACCGGTATGCGGTTGTATTTGATTGGTTTGATAAAACTACTTAGGCTATCGTCGGCTATTGGCGGGGCACAGCAATATCGTTCGTTACGCTCTAATTTTTCTTGAACGTAACTATGAGCCAGGTGTGATTTGGACAACTTTAGCAGTTGTTGACCGGCTGGTGACGAAAAAGGTATATTACTACTTAATACTATTTGACTACATCGGGGCTTCCGTCGTTTTCCACTGGTTGATGAttgttcaatgttttttttaatcggcGTTTTTAACTGATTCGTTGAAGGTAGCTTCGGAttaattaacgaaaaattttgcaaaaagtaTGTTTGCTCTTTTAATTGCTTGTCCATTGGGCTGGCAAGAAACTCTTCGCCACAAAATATTACATCGTCATCTTCTTGACATGTTTTTTCGTGTTCCTGAAAAAATGGATAAAACAAATGTTGTAGCAAACGTTAATATCATCGTGTCTTACATACacccacagcactgcttctagcatgaacacagaaaatattcagaGGCACTGTGTTTCtattgtaataaatattatgcatctgtgtccaaatcgtcaaaataaacgtttGGACACAGAtgcatataattttttatgtgtcgaagc
Proteins encoded in this region:
- the LOC119071482 gene encoding uncharacterized protein LOC119071482 codes for the protein MANETNCHNMVSNLPLLFAGGYPTSLEKITESQLEKFIPFMVQCSLGNIQIHNNAEYSEPEWWPETVPFSIPLQRPTYETEWHDKLKSIVIICYKFHASIFLLRFCQQLATYQPESLRFINNYNNTTSLFERSSNKLLVTFRNENMLYDQTSVNRTSKITLLSSRKNNSQSKIIEETVDTVETVFEIYLCDNCEAELYSKDAYDEHEKTCQEDDDVIFCGEEFLASPMDKQLKEQTYFLQNFSLINPKLPSTNQLKTPIKKNIEQSSTSGKRRKPRCSQIVLSSNIPFSSPAGQQLLKLSKSHLAHSYVQEKLERNERYCCAPPIADDSLSSFIKPIKYNRIPVTYRRPQEQTYRWYKFPRRKHCQSWYRQAFLNLNVDELKMCRPVTVKLKKLTKNDIDVLNSESRYKEMAMKNYDMARIASIDQSTIVDVIDLCSDDDSGEEYSSQNAHRQYDNSNVSQTAITPATTISPSSFIEPLQTPFDMYTETSTQSTMCMFNSDRNCQYQHHESHQSFLNGAQGSIEPQMDKLRGLTDISIRTIPSAANQAHISIDLTL